The genomic interval CCTGAAGAAACCTCTAAAGGCTCTTAATGCCCCCCATTTCTCCCACATTTTCGCTAGAGCAGAGAAGGCAGATAAGGAAGTGATCGAGATACAATAGAAACTGCACGACAATCCCTTGGATGGTGACCTGCAATTGCTTCTGAATGAAAAAAAATCTGAAGCTATTAGGCTTGTAGAAGCCAATAGAATGTTCATTTCTCAGATTTCTAAATGTAGATACTTAAAGGAAAGTGACACAGGCACTGCTTTCTTCCATAGTCTGATGATAAGTAAAAGGAATAGGAATTACATCTCAGTGGTTACCAAATTAAATGGAGATCAGACCAGCTCCCAAGCTCAGGTAGTTGAGGAGTTCTTGAACTTTTACAGCCAGCTGCTGGGAAAGgaaatggattttgcaatgataGATAGGTGCACAGTTACAAGGGGTCCTCTGATTAAAGACTCTTAACATACTAATATGATGGCTCCAATATTGAAGGAGGAGATTAAGATGGCCCTTTTCAGTATCAGGGATAGAAAATCCCCTGGTCCTAATGGCTTCACAACATGCTTGTCAAAAAAGCTTGGAACATAGTGGGGAATGATTTCACAAGTGCAGTAAAGGAATTTTTTTATCATCGGAAAGCTATTGAAACAGGTGAATCACACTGTGATTGCTTTGATCCCTAAATCCAACCATGCTAATTATGTGGGTGACTATAGACCAATTGCTTGCTGCAATATCTTTTACAAGGTAATAGCTAAAATCATTGCTTCAAGAATCAAGCCTGCACTGGAAGGAATTATAAACTTAGCACAATCTGCATTTATTGAGAAAAGAAGCATGgttgaaaacatatatattttccaGGAACTAGCAAGGAATATGCAAGGAAAAGGATCTCTCCAAGGTGTATGCTAAAGATTGATCTTAAAAAGGCATATGACTCTATCTCATGGAGATTCCTTAAAGAAATGTTGGACCATCTGAACTTCCCTCCTACCATGGTAAATTGGATTATGGAATGTGTCTCCACCACCTCATACTCTATATCCATTAATGAGAGTATATTTGGATTCTTTAAAGGGGGCAAGGGTCTTCGCCAAGGTGATCCTTTGTCCCCATTGCTATTTGTGATTTGTTTTGAATATTTCTCAAAGATGTTGAAATCCCTAGAGGTTAACCCTGATTTTAAATTCCATCCTAGATGTAAGAGTCTCAAAATCACTCACCTGGCCTTCGCTGATGACTTGATACTCTTTTCTAAAGGGGATGTTGCTTCGATTAAAGCCCTTATGGACTTTCTGGAGGGTTTCTCAAATTGTTCTGGATTGATAACTAATTATATGAAATCTAACCTATTTCATGCAGGTATAAAAGATTACGACCTTGAGTGCTTCAAACAGGCTACAGGCTTCAATGTTGGATCTTTCCCTTTTCGATACCTTGGGCTCCCTTTGGCTACATCCAGACTGAACTCAAGTCATTACTCCCCTCTAATAAATAGGATTGTTGATTTGTTCAAAGGTTGGTCTAGCTTCACTTTATCCTATGCAGGGAAACTTGAGTTAATTAAGTCTGttattcagggtgttgaatgctTTTGGTTATTTATTTTCCCAATCCCTAATAAAGTTTTGGAGCATGTTGTCAAATTATGTCGGGCCTTTCTTTGGGGCGGGAGGAAGAAGCCTTTGGTTGGTTAGAAGGAAGTGTGCCTGCCAAAATCAGAAGGTGGTTTGGGGGTGATGGATCTGAAAGCCTGGAATCTTTCCTTGCTCACAAAAACCCTTTGGAATATCCACTCTAAAAAAGACTCTCTCTATTCCAAATGGGTTAATCAAATCTACTTGAAAGGTTCAAGTCTTTGGGAGGTCGGGATAAAACATGATGACTCCCCACTATACAAAAAGCTCATTGGAATTAAGAATCAGATTATGTTAAGATGTGCCAACCACCTGGATGCAGTGCTTCAGCTTTTTGAGGAATGGGACCTTGATCACACTAGCTCTTCCATTTGTTATAACTTCTGGAGAGCTAAAGGAACTACGATTCCTTGGTCTAAGGAGGTATGGAAGAGTGGAAGTACCCCTAAACATGCTTTCACTCTTTGGCTGGGAATTAAAAGGAAACTTCCTACTTGTGATAGGCTTATTGGTTTTGAAGGAGACCTGTATTGTTCCTTTTGCTGCCAGGAACATGAATCCAttgatcatatattttttaattgcagATTCTCCTCTCAGGTTTGGAACACAATTAGAAGTTGGCTGGGGCTCAACAGGGCTATGACAACACTTAGAGCTGCAGTGAAATGGCTATGAAAGGAGGTCAGGGGCACTGGGATTCATTCGGTAGGCAAGAAAGTTGGCCTGGCCTCTACTGTTTATCTTATATGGAATGCCAGGAATAGAAAAAGATTTGAAGGAAAATCCATATCCCCAAAGGAGCTGATTGTGACCATCTAGAAACATATATACATAGTGGTCTACAATAGATTGGGCTACACACACTCGGAGGAGTATAATCTCATTTTGGATCTTGTTGTATGTGTCTTGAATTGTTGTAATTGGCCAAAAGGCCCCTAGATTGCATAGGTTTTCTTGTGTTCCTAAGTGTTGATttattgattgtattttttatgAGACTTATTAATTCCCCCTCTATACTTGGGTATGCTTAGAGTTTCATGTAAATACTGattttgatcaatacatttacccttacgataaaaaataaaaaaaaaaggtgtagtAGGATTTCCTAGGGCCCAAACTAAACCTTAACATTGGGCCAATCGGGTTGGCTGAGGTTAGCCTGCGGAGGAACGGTCATTTGCCTCCTTGGAGTCGGCTGATAAGTCGTAGGTTCATGTATTTCAGACGACAAAATTACAAATGCTTCACCAGCTGTGTCATCTCACTTCAGCACTAAGCAGACCACCTTCCTGCGTGGGTTATGACGACGAGCTTGCCATGGCATCCCTTCCTCTCCTCGAAGCCTGTCCGTCTTCCAAATCCTCACAAGCGCCTAGTTCCACTTCGCCGCGGGGCGACCGTGCAGGCCTTCCGTCCTGGCGACTGGAACGGCTTTGCGAAGCGCATGGCCACAGGAAAGGCCTGGACGGACGCTTGGCGACGCGCCAACGATGGATTCGAGCTTTTTCTCTTTGAGTCCAGGAAGACTGCCGAGCGCATCGACCGCCGGTACTCCGTCTCCGGGCGCCTTTCCTCTGCCGCCCGGGCAGCCGCTGACTACGCCCGCGATATTGATCGCGAATTTGAGATTGCGCGCCGATGGCGGACTTTTAGTCTGGATTTTAGGAGGAACTGGCCACAGGTTTGTTCTTTCTCTGGTGCTCAATTGTAATTCTAGTATTGCTTGATAGCCACTCGTGAATTAGGGGATTGTGTTTAATTTTTTGAACTAATAATTTTTGCGTCGTCTGCTCTGTTGCtaagaaaatggag from Malania oleifera isolate guangnan ecotype guangnan chromosome 9, ASM2987363v1, whole genome shotgun sequence carries:
- the LOC131164523 gene encoding uncharacterized protein LOC131164523, which encodes MTTSLPWHPFLSSKPVRLPNPHKRLVPLRRGATVQAFRPGDWNGFAKRMATGKAWTDAWRRANDGFELFLFESRKTAERIDRRYSVSGRLSSAARAAADYARDIDREFEIARRWRTFSLDFRRNWPQYRKQLNDFFDTPLGRSFTTIFFVWFALSGWLFRCLIFATWILPFAGPLLIGTLANNLVIRGACPACRRQFVGYKNQIVRCTGCGNIVWQPQGDYFSRNGGSKPPSNSQPEIIDVEFEEK